The segment AGGGCTTCTGGGCCTTGCGGAAGCCGTCCTCCGCCTCCTTGGTCTCCTTGAAGCCGCCCATGATCTGCTTGTGGTAGGCGTCCTTCTGCCAATTCCGGACCTTCTCTAGGTCCTCGTTCAGCAGGTTGTTCTTCACCTCCTGGTGCAGCTCGCTCACCTTGTCTGCCTCGGTCATCATGGCCCCCCAGGCGCGCTCCAGGCTGCCGTACTGCGGGCCTGAGGGACCGGCCAATGGGGGACGTCACGGGACCTCGGCACCCCACaggcacccccacctccctgagaCCCTCCCCTGCCCGGGCCCGTAAGCCtgacggggagggggggcagtgcGGGCACCAGGCACACGAGGGGCTCCTGAAGCGGGGGCTGGGCATAGCAGGGCCAGGTGGCGAGGAAGGCGAGAGGCCTCGCGGCCAGCTGGTCTCGTCATTTGTTCTGTGTTCTGGGCCCGGGGCCAGGCTCCGTGCCGGGCAGAATgggcccagccccggccctggGACTGGGAGGCGAGTGATGAAGAAAACCAGCAGCTCAGACACAGAAACCCCCGGCTGGGACTGTTACTGGCCGGCACCGAGGGCCTCGTTCTAGGAACCTGACCGCGAAGGGCCACGGGAGCCGGGGTTGGATCCCGGAACCCGAGTCCCGGAGGGGAATTATACAGTGCCCTTCGCCGGCCGGGTGTCTGGCTGGGCTCCTGGCACCAAAACAAGGGTTCTCCTGCTTAGACGCTGCAGGAAGACTTGGGGCAAAGGGTCGCATTTAAAgggctttgaggggctggagcgacagcacagagggtagggcatttgccttgcacgcggccaaccctggttcgaatcccagcatcccatatggtcccctaagcaccgccaggggagattcccgagtgcatgagccaggagtgacccctgtacatcgccaggtgtgacccacaaagcaaaaaaataaataaataaaataaaataaagggcttTGAAAATATGCCCATAGAGTGAGAAAATAAAAGGTGAGGTATTACCTCCTAGGTGGAAGGATCCAATTTCTCTGGACTATTCATGCAACTTTTCTGTTTAAattatttcagaagaaaaagGTGATggtgagggggatggagagatagcacagcgggtagggtgtttgccttgcacgtggccgacccgggttcaattcccagcatccaatatggtcccccgagcaccaccaggaataattcctgagtgcaaagccaggagtaacccctgagcattgccgggtgtgatccaaaaaagcaaaaaaaaaaaaaaaaaagggtgatggtggggctggagcgatagcacagcggggaggggtttgccttgcacgcggccgacccgggttcgattcccagcaacccatatggttccctgggcactaccaggagtaattcctcagtgcaaagccaggagtaacccctgtgcatcgccgggtgtgacccaaaaagaaaaaaaagaaaaaggtgatggtttgcttttgtttggtttggggaccacacctggctgtgctctaaGGCTACTtctggggctgtgctcagggctcgcctcctagcagtgctcaaccAAAAATTGTACCGAGTTTTGTACAACCAGGACAGCAAGGCCTggtttggggtgggagagggacagGGGTGTGCAGGTGTGGGGCCAGCGgcagcaaaggccctggggcaggatgCAGCCAGGGGGCTCAGGGCATGGTTCACCTTTCTCGATGAGCTGGCGCCAGCGCTTGGCCCAGTCGGTGAGCTGCTGGGCGTACGCCTTCTCGATCTTGGCGCGCTCCTGCACGCAGTTCATCAGGTCATTGCACAGGCGGTGGCCGTCATCGATGCGCTTCACCGTCCGCTTGTAGTTCCCCACCTGGGGGCCAGGCAGGTGAGCGGAGTTCCCGCGGGCTGCCCGCCTCCCCGCAGCGCGCGCGCCTTTCCCGCCgcgccctgcagggggcgcccgcgcccgccgcccctcccccaccttcccgtAGCCTGCGCGCCCTCCGCATCCTGCAGGGGGCGCCCGtctcacctccccccctcccgcccgccgcgAGGCCTCCAACCGTGCCCTCCGcgtcctgcagggggcgcccgcgCCCGCTCAcctcccccgcctccctgccTCTCCGCAGCCCGCGCGCCCTGCCCGCCGCGCTCTGCAGGGGgcgcccgcgccgcgcgcccgtctcacctcccccgcctcccgcccgccgCGGGTACCTCCGCAGTGCCCGCCACGTCCGGCAGGGGGCGCCCGCGCGTCCGCCgcatctccctcctcccccccgccccgcgccccttgccagcccaccctggggtctgcAGAGCCCTCGCCCACTTCACGCATGGTTTCCTCCTTGCGGAACGCTGCCCTAACCGGCCGGGCTGGGATGAATTATTCATGCGCTCTCGCTATTTAGACAGTCACACGCGCTGGCGGCTGCGGCGTCTTGACACAATATTAGGTTTTGTCGACGTCTCATTAAACACATATTAATTTAGCGTTGGCAGTTTATGTTTGGGGGCTCAGGAGCCAACAGAAAAACACTTCTCTGCCTCTTAAGTACTCCTGCGTCCTAGCCTTGTCCTCCGTGCCCCCTGCCGGTGGTCCTTGAACACCCCCTATTTCTCTGCACCCCGTccatggggagggcaggggcggaCAGCTGTGCAAGAGCCCCAGGGCAGTGTCAGGGGCCCCTCCAGGGGCCTGATGGGGATGAGGGGCACAAGCACGGGGGCAGACATCCCACCCACTACTCCCGAGAGCAAGGCCTGGGcccggccgggggtggggggtcacagggCTCACCTCCCAGAAGCTGTCTGTGGTTTCCTCTGCAGCCAGCGAGGCCTCATCGTAGGAGCCGGACATGGCGTGGCCGTGGCGGGGTGGACAGTGGCGATGTGGCGGTCAGCGGGCCGGGCTGCTCATGCGCTGCGGGGCAGAAGAGAGACCCCAGAGATGAGAGGAGTGTCCCCGTGCACCCCATTTTAGAGCTGGAGTCCCAACTCGCTGTGGGGGTGCGGGATCCCCCGCTACTCAGATGCAGACTTCCTGCTCAGGACTCACCGTCCAGTGACCCCGAGACCCCCTGTCCCTCCAGGCATGAGCCTAGGAACCACACgctccctggagcactgagctgggagtaacccctgagcaagtcagattgccaggtgtgggccccaaataaaaaacaagtaaaagcattttgcttattttggctTGGaggagcttgtgtgtgtgtgtgtgtgtgtgtgtgtgtgtgtgtgtgtgtgtgtgtgtgtgtgtgtctacatcaGGGTCCGTGCTGAGGGAACACACCTCGTGGTGCGTGAACcacatgtgataccagggattgaaccaggatcagggTCTCGGCCCCCTGCAGAGCAAGCGTGCTACTTAACCTCCACACCATCTCTCTCGCTCTGGGGAGCCTCCAGAGAAGGAAGAGGGTCGGCCAGAccagggcccccccgccccccagagcccGTGAAGCCACAAAGAGCGGGGCCCTGGGGCTGAGGCACTACAGGCCGAGGCGCCTGCCTCGCATGCCGCTTCCTCCAGCTTGACCCCCAGGCCCAGAGACGGgccccggcaccgccaggagtaacccctgagtacaggtCCAGGGGTGAGACCTGCGCACACTcggcccaaccctccccctcaaataaaaagaaaaataaattggacTCTTTGATTTATCTTGGAAACGAAGGTCAaggcctgggggcagaggggccatGACTCGGGAAACACCCAGGGGGAACCTGGGGCCCTGCGGCCCGCCAGCGAGTGGGTGACCCCAGGAGGTGGCcggatgccctccctgctggagaaGACCCAGGTGCTGCCCTGTCCAGGggtgcggggctgggcggggaaaGCAGGGAGGCCAGAATGTTCTAGTTGGAGGGGACCCTCCCAAGACGTGTCAATCAGCAGAAGGCTGtctgggaggtgtgtgtgtgggggggtacagtgatagcacagcggggagggtgtctgccttgcatgcggctgacccgggttcgatgcccggaatcccaagcacagccaggagtaacccctcagcactgccggctgtgaccccaaaaccagaacTGGGAGGTGGGCCGGGGAGAAGGAGACGTCCCGGCTGGCTCGTTCTGCGCCGTTCCATCCTGCTCGTCTGCGCAGAGCCCCCACGTGGTCCGAGCCCACCCCagcgagccccgagcacaggcccgggagtacttcctgagcactgccggctgtgccCTCTTCCCACACAAAATCCTACAACAAAAACCCCTCCTCTGTTTAAAGCCccctcggggccggagtgatagtacagcggggagggcgtttcccttgcacgtggccgacccgggttcgatccccggcatcccatacggtcccccgagcaccaccaggagtgattcctgagtgcagagccaggagtaacccctgagcatcgctgggtgtgacccaaaaagcaaaaaaagaaaaagcccctCGCCTGGGCTGGCGTTGGGGCAGCGGACACTCTCGAGGCGGGGAAGGGGCAGCGCAGCTCGGGCCTGGCACGTCCAGAGAGGGACGGCAGGacccaccctctgccctgcccaggcCAGGGAGAGCCGGGCATCCGGGCTCCCGCAGCGAGGTGGACGCGGCTGAGGGGCCTTGTCGTGGCACGAGCTCTGGGTCTGGGGTCCCTGCAGACACCGCGGGCCCCTcgcctggccctgggctccgCTGACAAGGAGggtgtcgggggaggggggcggggcagctCTGTAGAGACGAGCCTGGCAGGCCTGACGCCCCGGCTGGGCACCAccggaaaggagaagaaagaaacgTCCCAGCCTAGGGGACCCGCAGGCAGGGGCCACTCTGCCGTCCACGGTccctgggccacaccccactCCACAGCGAGCGGCATGCGCACACCACAAAAGGGAGTtcgagcacccccccccccgtgggggACCCACGGCTCGGCGTGACCCCCGCCACCCGCACACAACATCAACCACGAAGGGAGCCGGGGCTGAGAATTTAGAGTTTCAAGGAgaggagagcacagcggggagggcgtttgctttgccctcggccaacctgggttcgaatacccggcaccccacatggtcccctgagcactgtaagccctgagcactgttggtgtgacctctcccctcaaaaaagaaaactcttgggATCTGCTGATGACAGGGGGGGAGtgagatgggggcagggggggggccaTAGCACCTGCCCTTAATTCCCTTGTCACTCCTCAAGCCCGGAGCTGGGAATTTATTTTGTGGGGAGAACACCTGATgctggggctcactcccggctctgtgctccgggctgactcctagctctgtgctcggggctcactcctagctgtgctcagggatgactcctggctctgtgctcggggctgactcctagctctgtgctcggggattactcccgactctatgctcggggctcactcccagctctgtgctcggggctcactcccagctctgtgctcggggctcactgctgactctgtgctcggggtcactcccggctctgtgctcgggactgactcctggctctgtgctcagggctcactcccagctctgtgctcagggtcactcctggctctatgctcggggctcatcctggctctgtgcttggggctcactcctgacagtgctaaggaccatctggggtgctggggattgaacctgggtctgccacatgcaaagcaaaggcctcccccctgtgctatctgtcTGGCCACAAGGTCCTGTGCTTTCCCGACAACCTCCCCGCGcctggccccctcctcccctcagagtctcctgcccactcCCCAGCAGCAGCCTGTGGGAAACTGGTCAAATCCAAACCAGACCCCGCTGCTCCCCTCCTCAGCACCATCCCACAGCTCCCAACCTCCTCCAGGTTCAAGCTCTTTCCTTCCAGGAGGCTCCTCAAGTGCAGCTGGCCCAGCCCTCACCCTCTGTCCTCCCTCCTGCTCCAGCTCTACTTTCTCCCTGTTCtgacctcagggcctttgcacctacTAGGGGTGCTTCCCCCACAGATTTCCAGCTCTGCTCAGATGTCTCCGTCGCTTCAGCACACGCCCTTTCCCACCCTGGGCCCCTTCCCGCTCCCGCTGCCTGTGTCTGAGGGGCTGTGCGGGCCCCTGCTCAGCAGCCCCTGCTCAGCAATTGCGTGTCCTCTCTCCCACTTCTGTTCAGCCGATTCGGCCTGCTGCTGCTCTGCCGTGTTCCCAGCACCCAGAGCAGCGCCTGGCACCGCCTGTGTGATGCGTTTCTGCTGAATGAGTGAAGCAATGCCAAGGGCCTTCTGGAACGTCTACCCATCAAATGGCAAAAACACTAAATCCCCACCCGTCCCCGCGCCAAACACGGGCACCTGCACACAGCAGGCGCCCACTATGTGTAGAGAGGAAGTAgcgacctggggccagagagacagctcagctcAGCGTTTGTGGGGTCaggagttcgccttgcacgcggcccaccaagctcaatccccggcaccccacatggccccctgagcactgccaggagtgagtcctgagtgctgagccaggggtgagccctgagcacagccgggtgtggcccaaaaacaaaaccaaaaggtgATGCGAGCCCAAGTCAGACCCAGAGGGAGGCAGAAACagagcccccccctccccaccccgccccccagtcaCCGGGCGGCTTCTTGGCGCACGTGTGGGGAAGCATCGGGGGCGGCCagctccgcccccccaccccgcgccctggATGCCTCGCAGGCCCGACGGGTGCCATGGCGGGGGCCTGCTGTGCGCCCGGCTGTGTGACCCTCACACCTTGCTGGCCAGGCTGGGCCGCGACTTCTCTGCCTCACTCAGACCAGAGAAGGTGAGTGACAGGTCTGTGGTCACACAGCTGGGAGGGGACAGTAGGCCCTGTTCCAGAGATGAGTCGAGTCCTTCCCCTGACCACCCCCCCTCTGCAGGAGCCAGTCCAGAGCCAGCACCCTGGGGGGTCaccccagtcctcctggccctggggccACTGGGCCCTGCTCGGGGGAAGCCGGAACTGCCTCCTTCGGCACAGGAGGGGGTGAGACCGCCCCGGACAGCCAGGCTGCGCCACCCCCCGAGACGGGCgggcagaggggccagggagCGGCAAGGGGCCTCCGTCCCCAGCCATCCGCGACACACACCACCTAACCTTCTCCCCCGAGAACCCCGCTGCCCCCAGGAGGCCTTCCCTGAATGCCCCCGCACTCTCCCACCTCGCCCCTGCCCCAGCAGGACCAGAGGCGACCTGCTCCCCGGGGAGCACCAAGAAGGTCCAGCGGAGCCGGGCGCAACCCGGCCAGCCAGGCCGGCGTCCAGTGTGAGGGCCTGGGGTGTGGCGGGGACCCGAGGGAccaccccgcagtgctcgggcgtgtccagggccaccccagcgaggcccgggatggagcctgggtcattTCACACCCGCATGTGCCCTGATCAGTCTCCTGGGGCCCGGGGGTCAGCAAGTCTTTCCACACGGCACCGAACTCCGCTCAGCaggagggcacacacacacactcactggcacacaggcgcacacacaacacacacacaggcacacacaggtacacactcaggcacacacaggcatccAACAGgcatccacacatgcacacacaacacacacatacacacaggtacacacatgcatacacaacacacacaggcacacacagacacacacaggtacacacacatgcatataaagACATACATACAGGCatccacacatgcatacacaacacacactggcacacacatacacacagacacacacaggcacacacatacacacagacacacacaggcacacacatacatacacaggtacacacacatgcacataaagacATACATATAGGCatccacacatgcatacacaacacacacaggcacacacatacacacagacacacacaggtacacacatacacacacatgcacacagacacacagacacacacaggtacacacatacacagacacacacacaggtacacacacaggtacacatacaggtacacacagacacacacacatgcacacagacacacactctatCTCTGGCAGAGAtgcctggccccagggccccgtCCATCCTGTGGCCAGCAGGACAGGGGCGCTGGCCCACACCCCGAGAACCGGCCCCCGGGTGCACAGATGCAGCGGGAGGGCTGCTGGCGGACCCCCTGGGTGGACTCGCAGCTCCGGTCACAGCTCTGGTTTCCCCGAGGGCGGGACGGAGCGGCCCTGCTCCGGGGAGCGGCCTGGCGGCCGGGCATGAGAGCAGGGACGGCCAGTGGAGCAGGTGCCGGGCCCCAGCCCCGCACAGATGGACacggcagggaggggacaggcggGGCGAGCCAGGAGCTTCTAGCCcagagtggggggaggaggcacgcccaggcagggggcgggggaagggggagacGGCAAAGGAAGGTCAGTGCCTAGGCCCTGGGGCAGCTGACCCTGCCTGGCGGAGGTGGcggacagagggaggaggccagtgggggagggcagggagggctgaggCAACCCCCAGGGCCTTGAAGGACAGACTTGGGGCAAGACAGTGTCAGGGAACCCTGGTTCCTGGGGAGGCCTGGCAGGGGCTGCAGCCCCCCAGGTGAATGAGGTGCTGGGAGCAGGGGAATGCTGGGGACAGCCTGGAAAGGCGGGGGCACCGGGGTccacagggcagggccagggtcctGGGCCTGGCAAGACCCCGGGGTGCTGCTTCCTGCACCGGGAGTGCAGTTAGTGGAGACCCAACTCCTAGCGCAGCTGGGGGGGGGCTCCCCTCACTGCCCAGGAGGCCCGGGAGGGCCAGTCTCCCTCCAGCCCGCAGGGCCGGCTCTCTGGGTGTTCTGGGGACCCTCAGCCGGGGGTAACCCACCCTGGCGGAGGGTGGGTGCGGGGCGATGGGAACTGTGTTCCAGGAGGCACATCTGGGGGTCTCCCTGCCTGAGTCTGGGGGCAACGGGACTCAGGAGGGAGGCCTACAGGGAGGactgggagagaaaggggggccGCTCGGTGAGGGGGACCGGAAGGAATGAGCCAGGCCTCACGGGCGCCACatggggggtgtggggaaggcaggagctgggggtgcGGAGCCGGGAGGACACACCAGGGCTCCAGGCAGAAACGAACCCCGGGGCCCAGGGCCTTTGCAGTGACGGAGACGGAGGGTGATGGGGGCCAGGCCGGCTGGGTCgtgggggggacagggcgggggggggggacatggGCCTGCCACCCGCTAGGTCTGAGCCCCAAGGGGAGCCGGACTCTGTGGCTGCCACCTCGAGAGCAGAAGAGAACGGGGGTCTCCGCGTGACCCTCACGGCGGGGCGCCCCGGGGCCGCCAGCACTCCCGCGAGGTCACCCCCGACCCGCGCCCCCGAACCCCGCAGCGGCCCAGTTcctggggccccacccccacccgcgcGCTCGCGGTCCGTCCCCGGCCGTGCCGCAGAGGGACGGAGAGGAGGGGCGGCCGGTGCCCGCGGCCCGCGGGGGCTGCGCCGGcgtccccggggtggggggcgggggggaggccgAGACGGACGCCCCCTCCCGGCCCAGCCCCCCGAGCCCCGGGGGGACCGAGCAGAGAGCCGGGCccggccggcccccgccccggggtccCCGCGCCCAGCGGGCAGCCTACCTGGGCCCGCGTGGGCGCCGGGCCAGGGGCAGGTGGGCGCGCGGCCCCCGCTGGGCCCGGCCGCTCCGAGTCCTGCTCCGTGGCGGGGGACGGCGGGGGGCTCGGCGCCCTGGGGTCCCCTCCGCCGCGGGAAGCCGCCGCGCCAGCGCCGCCGCAGccgctgcctcccctcccccgcccccgccacccacCTCCTTCTGCTGGTTTCTATGGCAACCGGGCAAAGCtgcgccgccggccccgcgccgcgGACCCCGGGCCGCCCGCACCCCGCGCGCGCTTCACCCCTggcgcccgcgcgcccgcgccccgcgccctccccgcggcgccggcccggcccccccacccgccccgcatCCCTCGCCGACCGCGCGCGCCCAGTCACCGCTCGGGGGCGAGGCCGGGGCAGGCTGCGCGCCCACCCATTCTACAGACTGGCCGCCGGCTGTCCCCGTCCAGCGCCCCGACCCCCGCGGGCACCCGGTCTTGTGATTCCGGCGCCGGCCACCCACCGCCCAGCTCGCGCGCGTCTGGGCGCTTGGAAAGttccagtccttccttccttccttccttcctcccttcctttttccctcccctcttttcctttctccttccttcctccctcctttccgtccatctttccttccttccttccttccttccttccttccttccttccttccttccttccttccttccttccttccttccttccttcctctctttttcctccttacctcctccctccttctcttcctttttccttccttcctccctctttcctccttccttcctccctcccatccccctctccctccctgcctgccttcctccttccctccctcccttccctctggtTTGGGGCCCCACCCCGCGGTActggggctcactcctagcagcaCTCTCAGGCgccagggatgggacccgggCAAGTACCTTTCCTGCTGTGTTCTCGCTCCTCAGCCACATACTTCTGCCACGAGCACCCACAGTGTCTTTGCGCCCCACGGGGTGCTTGTCCCCATCTCCCCGCACAAGTACACACACAGCCCTCTCCAGGCCGTGCACACACCCCCTGTACTCAGCTCCAGCACCAACACACCAGCCCTCGGCATGCCCAGTCACAGCCTGACCtacagcgccccccccccccccgcccccggccccatcCCTCGGTGGCGGGTCTGGTGCTGCAGTGGGGACAGGGGAGGTACGGAGGTGACGTGGGCGGGGCACCCCGTGCCTTCCAAGGATCAGACACTGGGTGGGGTGCAGGCGGGCCCTGCTCCCGTCTGCAAGTCTCTGCCTGGCCCGCCCCAGGTCCCACCTAGAGCCTGTCACCCCAGGGGGTGGGAAGCTGATGCTGCCCCCCCAAGGGTGCTGGCCAGTCCTGAGGCTTGGTCTTACGATAGAACAGAGTGCAATGAGCTTCAGCAGCACCCCACCTCCgcctcccacccctgcaccccgccccgCAGCAGGAACACCCCATAGCCGGGGGCGGGGGACTTGGTCAGAGAGACACTGGGCGGGGTCCCTGCAGTCTTGAG is part of the Sorex araneus isolate mSorAra2 chromosome 2, mSorAra2.pri, whole genome shotgun sequence genome and harbors:
- the LOC129402445 gene encoding uncharacterized protein LOC129402445, with the protein product MPRRPDGCHGGGLLCARLCDPHTLLARLGRDFSASLRPEKVSDRSVVTQLGGDSRPCSRDESSPSPDHPPSAGASPEPAPWGVTPVLLALGPLGPARGKPELPPSAQEGVRPPRTARLRHPPRRAGRGARERQGASVPSHPRHTPPNLLPREPRCPQEAFPECPRTLPPRPCPSRTRGDLLPGEHQEGPAEPGATRPARPASSVRAWGVAGTRGTTPQCSGVSRATPARPGMEPGSFHTRMCPDQSPGARGSASLSTRHRTPLSRRAHTHTHWHTGAHTTHTQAHTGTHSGTHRHPTGIHTCTHNTHIHTGTHTCI